In Chrysiogenia bacterium, a single window of DNA contains:
- a CDS encoding c-type cytochrome has translation MRLKFLLLVLLLTGCAMPHSEAGETGSSQESVAGDAALIELGRVTFRSAGCVACHRREGLGGTDGPDLDALAGTSDPTYVRESILEPKARILPGYEGIEMPGNYGEMLSEPEIDALQYYLSNRLK, from the coding sequence ATGCGCCTGAAGTTCCTTCTGCTGGTTCTGCTCCTCACCGGGTGCGCAATGCCGCATTCGGAGGCCGGAGAAACAGGCTCGTCTCAAGAGAGCGTCGCCGGCGATGCCGCGCTCATTGAGCTGGGCCGCGTGACATTTCGCTCTGCCGGATGCGTGGCCTGCCATCGGCGCGAGGGCCTGGGCGGCACCGACGGCCCGGATCTCGATGCCCTCGCCGGCACCTCGGATCCGACGTATGTGCGTGAGTCGATTCTGGAGCCAAAGGCGCGGATCCTGCCTGGCTATGAGGGGATTGAGATGCCGGGAAACTACGGGGAAATGCTGAGCGAGCCGGAAATCGATGCGCTCCAGTACTACCTCTCCAATCGCTTGAAATGA
- a CDS encoding cytochrome b N-terminal domain-containing protein produces MRNLKEVGRTFKSAFVRHAWPIRSERDRSRAVFQNFFLHIHSTRTHVWSLRPTFTYGLGVIAFVSFLTLCLTGIFLMIYYEASIPEAYQSVKDLSFVSSAGKYVRNIHRWAAHLMVFAVFAHMIRVFYTNSYKAPREFNWLIGMLLLTITLGLSFTGYLLPWDQLAFWAVTIGSNIAASPRELTDAFGITQFFDIGGLQKELLLGGDEVGQGALTRFYLLHVMILPAAAFALIGVHFWRIRKDGGLSRPPDASKPGDPGVTGKSAFATNKTYGLMAVVKGKTPAVDKGPEGTVASFPHAFRAELAAAMCFIALACILSFLWDAPLKELANANIPENPAKAPWYFLGLQELVSYSAFAGGMMIPVVVVIGLALIPFLDREKGVSGTWLDRGAEKKIFWGSLVYGFGVTIAVVAFTVKYGWLRNWYPSIPQIVITACNPGTLITLFYAAFSLIVLQRTASTRKGAVALFTCFLCGFIVLTIVGVYFRGPNWGFYWSPADWPVH; encoded by the coding sequence GTGAGGAATCTCAAAGAGGTCGGGCGCACTTTCAAGTCGGCCTTTGTGCGCCATGCCTGGCCCATTCGAAGCGAGCGTGACCGTTCGCGTGCGGTGTTCCAGAACTTTTTCCTGCACATCCACTCGACGAGAACGCACGTCTGGAGCCTCAGGCCGACATTTACCTACGGCCTGGGGGTCATCGCCTTCGTGAGCTTTCTGACGCTCTGTCTCACGGGCATTTTCCTGATGATTTATTACGAGGCCTCGATCCCTGAGGCCTATCAGTCGGTCAAGGACCTCTCGTTCGTTTCGAGCGCCGGCAAGTATGTGCGCAATATCCACCGCTGGGCGGCGCACCTCATGGTGTTCGCCGTCTTCGCCCACATGATCCGCGTCTTCTATACAAACTCTTACAAGGCCCCGCGCGAGTTCAACTGGCTGATCGGAATGCTCCTGCTGACGATCACGCTGGGGCTCTCGTTCACCGGCTACCTGCTCCCCTGGGACCAGCTCGCATTCTGGGCTGTGACCATTGGTTCGAACATCGCTGCGAGCCCGCGCGAACTGACCGATGCGTTTGGTATCACGCAGTTCTTCGATATCGGCGGACTTCAAAAAGAGTTGCTGCTCGGCGGCGATGAAGTGGGGCAGGGGGCGCTCACGCGTTTCTACCTGCTGCACGTGATGATTCTGCCGGCTGCAGCTTTCGCCCTGATTGGCGTGCACTTCTGGCGCATTCGCAAGGACGGCGGACTCTCGCGACCGCCCGATGCCAGCAAGCCCGGAGACCCGGGCGTGACTGGAAAGTCCGCCTTTGCCACGAACAAGACCTACGGGCTCATGGCCGTGGTGAAGGGCAAGACCCCTGCCGTGGACAAGGGGCCCGAAGGGACGGTCGCAAGTTTCCCGCACGCCTTCCGCGCGGAACTGGCAGCGGCGATGTGCTTCATCGCCTTGGCCTGCATCCTCAGCTTCCTGTGGGACGCGCCGCTCAAGGAACTGGCCAACGCCAACATTCCCGAGAACCCGGCCAAGGCACCCTGGTACTTCCTGGGTCTGCAGGAACTGGTGAGCTATTCGGCCTTTGCCGGGGGCATGATGATCCCGGTCGTCGTGGTGATCGGCCTGGCGCTGATCCCCTTCCTCGATCGTGAAAAAGGCGTTTCGGGGACCTGGCTCGATCGGGGCGCGGAGAAGAAGATCTTCTGGGGCTCGCTGGTCTACGGATTCGGCGTCACCATTGCGGTCGTTGCTTTCACGGTGAAATACGGATGGCTTCGCAACTGGTATCCCTCGATTCCCCAGATCGTGATTACGGCCTGTAACCCGGGGACGCTCATTACCCTGTTCTACGCAGCCTTCTCACTCATTGTGCTGCAGCGCACGGCAAGCACGCGCAAGGGCGCTGTTGCGCTCTTCACGTGCTTCCTTTGCGGCTTCATCGTGCTGACCATCGTCGGCGTCTACTTCCGCGGCCCGAACTGGGGCTTCTACTGGTCGCCCGCCGACTGGCCGGTTCACTAA
- a CDS encoding Rieske 2Fe-2S domain-containing protein, producing the protein MSVPTEKETMGRRDFLETSAIWTAAAAVFAGMLGLLRMPKPNVHYEPSSKVRIGYPDEFPTGTTRVIAKHNIKVVRDEDGIHAMSLICTHLGCVCQSAGDGFKCPCHGSVFDANGSVVQGPAPRALPWLEIGRADDGALIVDLKKEIPSGEKAVV; encoded by the coding sequence GTGAGTGTGCCAACTGAAAAGGAAACGATGGGCCGTCGCGATTTCCTTGAGACGAGTGCCATCTGGACTGCCGCTGCTGCGGTGTTTGCCGGGATGCTCGGTCTACTTCGCATGCCCAAGCCCAATGTTCACTACGAGCCGAGCTCGAAGGTACGCATCGGCTATCCCGATGAATTTCCGACTGGCACGACCCGTGTGATTGCAAAGCACAACATCAAGGTTGTTCGGGACGAGGACGGAATCCATGCGATGTCGCTGATCTGCACGCACCTCGGATGCGTGTGTCAGAGCGCCGGTGACGGATTCAAGTGCCCGTGCCACGGTTCTGTGTTTGATGCCAACGGAAGCGTGGTACAGGGCCCGGCCCCGCGCGCATTGCCATGGCTGGAGATCGGACGCGCCGATGACGGTGCGCTGATTGTAGATCTGAAGAAGGAAATCCCCAGCGGCGAAAAAGCCGTTGTGTGA
- a CDS encoding radical SAM protein, which yields MLMISDLLELARGGGVPGPASEAGRGRYSTNASPVIVWNVINHCNMSCPHCYAAAIHKPDPDDLTGEEGRKLLKELAGLEVPAVIFSGGEPLLRKDIFDLIAYAKELGHRPHLSSNGVMIDRDTARRLREVGIDYVGISIDGMPGFNDEYRGYEHGFERAFRGAEYCLEEGLKVGIRMTVSKKNRDQFDELLDHVIALKIPRFYVSHLVYAGRAHEDHGYDLSPEENREMVRHIFERADALLDQKSATRIVSGANDADGPFLYFYALERHGELGARRLLNRLKARTGNTAGERILNIDNRGNVHPDQFWSEACLGNVRHSSFTEIMKNPLLEQLRHREDYLQGKCGSCRFKPACRGSHRERSLAVGTGLWGSDPSCYLTESEVQGVSPWDARVAQS from the coding sequence ATGCTGATGATCAGTGATTTGCTAGAGCTTGCCCGTGGCGGCGGCGTGCCGGGTCCGGCCTCCGAGGCTGGACGCGGCAGATACTCGACCAACGCCAGCCCCGTGATCGTCTGGAACGTCATCAACCACTGCAACATGTCGTGCCCGCATTGCTATGCGGCGGCCATTCACAAACCCGATCCCGATGATCTCACCGGCGAAGAAGGCCGCAAGCTGCTCAAGGAGCTTGCCGGCCTCGAAGTCCCGGCGGTGATCTTCTCGGGCGGCGAGCCGCTGCTTCGCAAGGACATCTTCGATCTGATCGCCTACGCAAAAGAACTGGGGCACCGCCCCCATCTTTCCAGCAACGGCGTGATGATTGATCGCGACACCGCCCGGCGGCTCCGCGAGGTCGGAATCGACTACGTGGGCATTAGTATCGACGGGATGCCAGGCTTCAACGATGAGTATCGCGGCTATGAGCACGGTTTCGAACGCGCGTTCCGCGGCGCCGAGTATTGCCTCGAAGAGGGCCTCAAGGTCGGGATTCGCATGACGGTCTCGAAGAAGAACCGCGACCAGTTCGATGAACTTCTCGACCATGTCATCGCGCTCAAGATCCCGCGTTTCTATGTCTCTCACCTGGTCTACGCGGGCCGCGCCCACGAGGACCACGGCTACGACCTGAGCCCCGAAGAGAACCGGGAGATGGTGCGCCACATCTTTGAGCGCGCCGACGCGCTGCTCGACCAGAAATCGGCAACACGCATTGTCAGCGGCGCCAACGACGCTGACGGGCCGTTCCTGTATTTCTACGCGCTCGAACGCCACGGCGAGCTGGGCGCCCGGCGCCTGCTCAACAGGCTCAAGGCGCGCACCGGCAACACGGCCGGCGAGCGAATCCTGAACATCGACAATCGCGGCAACGTCCATCCAGACCAGTTCTGGAGCGAGGCTTGCCTTGGCAATGTTCGTCACAGCAGCTTCACGGAGATCATGAAGAATCCTCTGCTCGAACAACTGCGCCACCGGGAAGACTACCTGCAGGGCAAGTGCGGGAGCTGCCGTTTCAAACCCGCCTGCCGCGGCTCCCATCGCGAGCGCTCGCTCGCCGTGGGAACTGGTCTGTGGGGCAGTGATCCATCGTGTTATCTCACCGAATCCGAAGTTCAAGGAGTCTCCCCATGGGACGCGCGCGTAGCCCAATCCTGA
- a CDS encoding protein nirF, protein MGRARSPILIALLTLCLTHCAPAGGIGSRIFIVRRDSGSLSVYDAADAKMLPTEVKDLGNMRHASMVFSKDLRWGYLATRNGQLSRVDLNTLKMDKSVPTSENSIGIAISQDGRYIAVSEYKPGGVTIVDARSMEILKHIPATVEVDGKEVRSRVTGLVDVPGNRFACALMDGAEIWIIDASKPDFPIEYRFATPSPNPFDALVTPEGRFYLTGHFESDNVTLLDLWHPELGVRSVDIRDPELDAKRSAPIKMPHMEAWGVAGDEVFVPLVGEARLAVLDRTTWKFKQSIPLRGNPVYAVLSPTSREIWVTYSGSENDAFIEIIDTEQHKVVRTIEAGRKIYHLAFSPRGDEVYVSANADNRFLVIDANTYEIKHRFEVASPSGIFGPWRAYEMGL, encoded by the coding sequence ATGGGACGCGCGCGTAGCCCAATCCTGATCGCCCTGCTCACCCTCTGTTTGACCCATTGCGCTCCTGCGGGCGGGATCGGCTCGCGCATTTTCATTGTTCGGCGCGACTCGGGCAGCCTGAGTGTCTATGACGCTGCCGACGCAAAGATGCTCCCAACCGAAGTCAAAGACCTCGGCAACATGCGCCATGCCTCCATGGTGTTTTCCAAAGACCTGCGCTGGGGATACCTGGCGACCCGCAACGGCCAGCTCTCACGGGTGGATCTCAATACTCTCAAAATGGACAAGTCCGTGCCCACCTCGGAGAATTCCATCGGCATTGCGATCTCCCAGGACGGGCGCTACATCGCCGTTTCGGAATACAAGCCCGGCGGCGTGACCATCGTCGATGCCCGCTCGATGGAGATTCTCAAGCACATCCCGGCCACGGTCGAAGTCGATGGCAAGGAAGTGCGCTCACGTGTCACGGGGCTCGTCGACGTGCCGGGCAACCGCTTTGCCTGTGCGCTGATGGACGGTGCGGAGATCTGGATCATCGACGCCTCGAAGCCCGATTTTCCCATCGAATATCGCTTCGCCACTCCGAGTCCCAATCCCTTCGACGCGCTCGTGACACCGGAGGGTCGCTTCTACCTGACCGGACACTTCGAGAGCGACAACGTCACCCTGCTCGATCTCTGGCATCCCGAACTGGGCGTCCGCTCGGTGGACATCCGTGATCCCGAGCTGGATGCCAAGCGCAGCGCGCCCATCAAGATGCCGCACATGGAAGCCTGGGGCGTTGCCGGGGACGAGGTATTCGTCCCGCTCGTCGGCGAGGCGCGCCTGGCCGTGCTCGACCGCACCACCTGGAAGTTCAAGCAATCGATCCCGCTACGTGGGAATCCGGTCTATGCCGTTCTCTCTCCCACCAGCCGGGAAATCTGGGTGACCTATTCGGGCTCGGAAAACGACGCATTCATCGAGATCATCGACACCGAGCAGCACAAGGTTGTCCGCACCATTGAGGCCGGTCGCAAGATCTATCATCTGGCGTTCAGCCCCCGCGGAGACGAGGTCTATGTCAGCGCCAATGCCGACAACCGCTTTCTGGTGATCGACGCCAACACCTACGAGATCAAGCATCGCTTCGAAGTGGCATCCCCCTCGGGAATCTTCGGCCCCTGGCGCGCCTATGAAATGGGGCTCTAG
- a CDS encoding FAD-dependent oxidoreductase, giving the protein MSAEDEPQPARYSAEIADADYYKRLIGCQSGCPVHTDSRGYVQAIARGELEKAYLIARAPNPLASICGRICGAPCEANCRRGNIDAPVAIRALKRVVCEQYGPESGVHAREELPKWIVSQEPTTENVDREDIRQFKDQLKARLANPASDSRTIGIIGSGPAGLAAAHDLAILGFPSVVYEREPVAGGMLAVGIPEYRLPRSLISSEIDVIRALGVKFETGVQIGKDISIDELMSRHEKVIVAIGAKIPRPLPIPGGNAKGVLGGIDFLRDVALGETTGIGNRVLVIGGGNVAYDAARTAVRRVYIERDVTPQARKLAGIGAEIHLACLESLDQMLADQVEILEGEEEGVIRHNGIGPAEVLTDENGHVKAVKFLRVVSLWDENGRFSPQYDTGDETIIECDTVLVCIGQSVDWSFLKGVDGLDFDERGNLKNDPATGRTSHDDIFLAGDAAYGPRLAIDAIASGKRIARVVATKMGAQIPLETQTSCDHEPIADYYRREGFERLARQESPAQDVTERVGAMHVQVERTFSEDDAHEQAMRCLSCNVNTVFDSSRCVLCGGCVDVCPEDCLKIIPITKLERNEEIDTLIRELGDEAGETSVILKDEDRCIRCALCAERCPNDAITMELFSFQENYQ; this is encoded by the coding sequence ATGTCTGCCGAGGATGAACCGCAGCCCGCGCGCTACAGCGCCGAGATCGCCGATGCCGACTACTACAAGCGGCTCATCGGCTGTCAGTCGGGCTGTCCGGTTCATACCGACTCGCGCGGATACGTGCAGGCCATTGCCAGAGGAGAGCTTGAAAAAGCTTACCTGATTGCACGCGCCCCCAATCCGCTCGCCTCCATTTGCGGGCGGATCTGCGGGGCGCCGTGCGAGGCCAATTGCCGACGCGGCAACATCGATGCACCTGTCGCCATCCGGGCGCTCAAGCGCGTGGTGTGCGAGCAATACGGCCCCGAATCCGGCGTGCACGCCCGCGAGGAGCTTCCCAAGTGGATCGTCTCGCAGGAACCGACGACTGAAAATGTCGACCGCGAGGACATCCGGCAGTTCAAGGATCAGCTCAAGGCAAGGCTGGCCAATCCGGCCAGCGATTCGCGCACAATCGGAATCATCGGCTCAGGCCCTGCGGGTCTTGCCGCCGCGCACGACCTGGCGATTCTGGGTTTTCCCAGCGTCGTCTACGAGCGCGAGCCCGTCGCCGGCGGCATGCTGGCCGTGGGTATCCCCGAGTACCGCCTGCCGCGCTCGCTGATCTCCAGCGAGATCGACGTCATCCGCGCACTGGGCGTGAAGTTCGAGACGGGCGTGCAGATCGGCAAGGACATCAGCATCGATGAGCTGATGAGTCGCCACGAGAAGGTGATCGTCGCCATCGGTGCGAAGATCCCGCGCCCGCTTCCGATTCCGGGTGGAAACGCCAAGGGCGTGCTCGGAGGAATCGATTTTCTCCGGGACGTGGCGCTTGGCGAGACGACCGGGATTGGAAACCGCGTGCTGGTCATTGGTGGTGGCAACGTGGCTTACGACGCCGCGCGCACGGCGGTGCGCCGCGTCTACATTGAGCGCGACGTGACTCCCCAGGCCCGCAAGCTCGCCGGGATTGGCGCCGAGATTCACCTGGCTTGCCTTGAATCGCTCGATCAGATGCTCGCCGACCAGGTGGAGATCCTCGAGGGCGAAGAAGAAGGCGTCATTCGCCACAACGGCATTGGACCGGCCGAGGTGCTTACCGACGAAAACGGTCACGTGAAGGCGGTGAAGTTCCTCCGGGTCGTATCCCTCTGGGACGAGAACGGGCGTTTTAGCCCCCAGTACGACACCGGCGATGAGACCATCATCGAGTGTGACACCGTGCTTGTGTGTATCGGACAGTCCGTTGACTGGAGCTTTCTCAAGGGCGTGGACGGGCTCGACTTCGATGAGCGCGGCAACCTCAAGAACGATCCAGCTACCGGCAGGACTTCTCACGACGATATCTTCCTGGCCGGCGACGCTGCCTATGGCCCGCGACTGGCGATTGATGCAATCGCTTCGGGAAAGCGGATCGCCCGGGTGGTTGCGACCAAAATGGGCGCGCAGATTCCATTGGAAACACAAACATCCTGCGACCACGAGCCGATTGCCGACTACTACCGCCGCGAGGGCTTCGAGCGTCTGGCCCGGCAGGAAAGCCCGGCGCAGGACGTGACCGAGCGCGTGGGGGCCATGCACGTGCAGGTGGAGCGGACCTTCTCCGAAGACGACGCCCACGAACAGGCGATGCGTTGTCTCTCCTGCAACGTCAACACGGTCTTTGATTCGAGCCGCTGCGTCCTGTGCGGCGGATGCGTGGATGTCTGTCCCGAGGATTGTCTGAAAATCATCCCGATCACAAAGCTCGAGCGGAACGAGGAGATCGATACCCTCATTCGTGAACTGGGCGATGAAGCGGGCGAGACCAGCGTGATCCTCAAGGACGAGGATCGCTGCATCCGTTGCGCGCTGTGCGCCGAGCGCTGTCCCAACGATGCGATCACCATGGAGCTGTTTTCATTCCAGGAGAATTACCAGTGA
- a CDS encoding cytochrome c, which produces MADDAAVPAWDAKTFKKGLKTFKRKQCSGCHAIDTDGQGEKGPGLKGIYAARGREWITNWLKNAETLQQTDPEMKKMLETYPDGMPDPELSDEQLEAILYYLAYDGVAKE; this is translated from the coding sequence ATGGCAGATGACGCGGCAGTGCCGGCCTGGGACGCAAAGACCTTCAAGAAGGGGCTCAAGACTTTCAAGCGCAAGCAGTGCTCGGGCTGCCATGCCATCGACACCGATGGCCAGGGCGAGAAGGGACCCGGCCTCAAGGGGATCTATGCCGCGCGTGGCCGCGAATGGATTACGAACTGGCTCAAGAACGCGGAAACCCTGCAGCAAACCGATCCCGAAATGAAGAAAATGCTCGAGACCTATCCCGACGGAATGCCCGACCCCGAGCTTTCCGATGAGCAGCTCGAAGCGATTCTCTACTACCTGGCCTACGACGGAGTGGCAAAGGAGTAA
- a CDS encoding cytochrome c, which produces MGRMALGGLVCLLLVLCAGGVDMSHAASEQTGPNESPKPAEQTLPEVTSEAFKQGALLFRKKQCRGCHAFGEFFGKCPDLAGVTQRRSAAWLRSWLADPDKMRETDATARELSEKYPEVMPYLGLESEEIEALLVYLRQDGKSPENGAKP; this is translated from the coding sequence ATGGGTCGGATGGCGCTGGGGGGGCTTGTGTGCCTGCTGCTCGTGCTCTGTGCGGGTGGGGTCGATATGAGCCACGCCGCTTCTGAACAAACCGGACCAAACGAGTCTCCGAAACCCGCCGAACAGACACTCCCGGAAGTCACTAGCGAAGCCTTCAAACAAGGCGCACTTCTTTTTCGAAAGAAGCAGTGCCGGGGCTGTCATGCCTTTGGTGAGTTCTTCGGGAAGTGCCCGGACCTGGCAGGGGTGACACAGAGAAGAAGTGCCGCATGGCTTCGAAGCTGGCTGGCCGATCCCGACAAGATGCGCGAGACTGATGCCACCGCGCGCGAGCTTTCCGAGAAATACCCTGAAGTGATGCCTTATCTGGGACTCGAATCCGAAGAGATCGAGGCGCTTCTGGTTTACCTCCGGCAGGATGGGAAAAGTCCCGAAAACGGAGCCAAACCCTGA
- a CDS encoding c-type cytochrome has protein sequence MRTRFYSTILLLASLVTLAFAVVSGLEENYFREWRGYQREYAKQTEGEKPFEQGLKQYYLPELGRIDRCTTCHVGVFNTDMAEADQPLRTHPGEYLFDHQPQEYGCTLCHAGQGLATNSLEAHANDPHEKVFWDEPVYSSTYVQASCRTCHASSWLSDNGAPVLSKGAELFTNLGCNSCHKTGGLGGSRGPALDGIGSQPHGHFSMAHLDEPHTVEHWQEAHLRDPQSVVEGSAMRNYGLSEDDVSALGVYLMSLRDIRVPEKMIHSRDSLDRDNPNGQIIYQRYCSGCHDAGMEDRKDSVLNWRVPAIRNPAFTSVAGAEFIRNTINHGRPGTPMESMGSTSSGLSSREIDALVAYIMEGAEGVEVEPWTFVDEDDEVDVDEGRELYNDSCKMCHGEFGEGGKDGLSLTSPTLSAMPDEFFLITVRDGREGTSMNSAREELEFEDYEIASVVAYIRKLQEQASKKTAAR, from the coding sequence ATGAGAACGCGCTTCTACTCCACCATCCTCCTGCTCGCCTCGCTGGTGACACTGGCCTTCGCAGTTGTTTCCGGGCTTGAAGAGAACTACTTCCGCGAATGGCGCGGCTACCAGCGCGAATACGCCAAACAGACCGAGGGCGAGAAGCCCTTCGAACAGGGACTCAAGCAGTACTACCTGCCAGAGCTTGGCCGCATCGATCGCTGCACGACCTGCCACGTGGGTGTCTTCAATACGGATATGGCAGAGGCGGACCAGCCGCTTCGCACCCACCCGGGCGAATATTTGTTCGACCATCAGCCCCAGGAATACGGCTGCACGCTCTGCCATGCCGGGCAGGGACTGGCCACCAATTCGCTGGAGGCGCACGCCAACGACCCGCACGAGAAAGTTTTCTGGGACGAGCCGGTCTATTCGTCGACCTACGTGCAGGCCTCCTGCCGGACGTGTCATGCATCGAGCTGGCTCTCTGACAACGGCGCCCCGGTGCTGAGCAAGGGTGCCGAGTTGTTCACCAACCTGGGCTGCAATTCCTGCCACAAGACCGGCGGCCTTGGCGGCTCGCGCGGTCCGGCACTCGACGGGATCGGTTCCCAGCCGCATGGCCATTTTTCCATGGCGCATCTCGATGAGCCCCATACCGTCGAGCACTGGCAGGAAGCCCACTTGCGCGATCCCCAGTCAGTGGTAGAGGGCTCGGCCATGCGCAACTACGGCCTCAGCGAGGATGACGTGAGCGCCCTGGGCGTCTATCTGATGTCACTGCGCGACATCCGCGTGCCCGAGAAGATGATCCACTCGCGCGACTCGCTGGACCGCGACAACCCCAATGGTCAGATCATTTACCAGCGCTACTGCTCGGGCTGTCACGACGCCGGGATGGAAGACCGCAAGGACAGCGTGCTGAACTGGCGCGTCCCGGCCATCCGCAACCCGGCGTTCACGTCGGTCGCAGGCGCGGAGTTCATCCGCAATACGATCAACCACGGTCGGCCCGGCACGCCGATGGAGAGCATGGGCTCTACCTCCAGCGGCTTGAGCTCCAGGGAAATCGACGCGCTCGTCGCCTACATCATGGAAGGGGCCGAGGGCGTCGAGGTGGAGCCCTGGACCTTCGTCGATGAAGACGATGAGGTCGACGTGGATGAGGGCAGGGAACTCTACAATGACAGTTGCAAGATGTGTCATGGCGAGTTCGGTGAAGGCGGCAAGGACGGCCTGAGTCTGACCTCCCCCACGCTGAGTGCCATGCCAGACGAATTCTTCCTGATCACGGTACGCGACGGGCGAGAGGGAACCTCCATGAACTCGGCGCGCGAAGAACTCGAATTCGAAGACTACGAAATCGCAAGCGTGGTGGCCTACATCCGGAAGCTTCAGGAGCAGGCAAGCAAAAAGACCGCTGCACGTTGA